In a single window of the Paenibacillus sp. MMS20-IR301 genome:
- a CDS encoding FAD-dependent oxidoreductase has translation MNRHYVIVGSGVAAVHAAKAIRDRDAESDITIFGEENHLPYNRIKLTKGLFSDLHSEKVLIKKEKWYRENRITLHTASRVASIHPESQEVETADGRRVTYHKLLLCMGARNRALSVDGAGLKNVHTIRELGDADQLKASLTSGQQVVVIGGGVQGLETAWALHEAGYPVTVVEAAPRLMARQLDEASSERLRGSLEQHGVQVKLHAGVAAITGEEAVTGVTLDNGTVVPCDHVVYSIGIVPNTGLMQNTGITTRSGVVVNTHLQTSAPHIYAAGDLAELDGLVEGLWGGAMEQGKVAGGNMAAAEPADYRRTTPVTLFNAFGSSLFSIGNTDERQCDQTVSAEADGVYTKIYVKDNRLAGAISWEGAAASLIYKSAVEQAVSLEGIDLASRSLEEIMSAVESRLA, from the coding sequence ATGAACAGACATTATGTGATAGTCGGCAGCGGCGTAGCAGCGGTTCATGCCGCCAAGGCGATCCGTGACCGGGATGCGGAGTCGGACATTACGATCTTTGGTGAAGAGAACCATCTGCCCTACAACCGGATTAAGCTGACCAAAGGGCTGTTCAGCGATCTGCACAGCGAGAAGGTGCTGATCAAGAAGGAGAAGTGGTACCGGGAGAATCGGATCACCCTTCATACCGCAAGCCGGGTAGCGTCCATTCACCCGGAATCGCAGGAGGTGGAGACAGCAGACGGCCGGCGGGTAACCTACCATAAGCTGCTGCTCTGCATGGGCGCCCGCAACCGGGCGCTGAGCGTAGACGGAGCAGGTCTGAAGAATGTCCACACGATCCGGGAACTCGGTGATGCCGATCAGCTGAAGGCAAGCCTGACCAGCGGCCAGCAGGTCGTGGTCATCGGCGGCGGAGTCCAGGGGCTGGAGACGGCATGGGCGCTGCATGAAGCCGGCTATCCGGTGACGGTTGTTGAAGCGGCCCCGCGCCTGATGGCAAGACAGCTGGATGAAGCTTCCTCTGAACGGCTGCGCGGCAGCCTGGAGCAGCATGGAGTACAGGTTAAGCTTCATGCGGGAGTGGCCGCAATTACAGGTGAAGAGGCAGTCACAGGTGTGACGCTGGATAACGGGACGGTGGTTCCGTGTGACCATGTTGTATACTCCATCGGAATTGTACCGAATACCGGGCTTATGCAGAATACAGGCATCACTACCCGTTCAGGGGTCGTAGTGAATACGCATTTGCAGACAAGCGCGCCGCATATATATGCTGCCGGAGATCTGGCCGAGCTGGACGGCCTCGTTGAAGGGCTGTGGGGCGGAGCGATGGAGCAGGGCAAGGTTGCCGGAGGCAATATGGCGGCAGCTGAGCCTGCAGATTACCGCAGAACAACGCCGGTTACACTGTTTAACGCCTTTGGCAGCTCGCTGTTCTCGATCGGGAATACGGATGAGCGCCAGTGTGACCAGACGGTATCGGCTGAGGCGGATGGCGTGTACACCAAGATTTATGTGAAGGACAACAGGCTGGCCGGAGCTATCTCCTGGGAGGGTGCCGCTGCCTCACTGATCTATAAGTCCGCAGTGGAGCAGGCCGTAAGCCTGGAAGGCATAGATCTTGCAAGCCGCAGCCTGGAGGAAATTATGAGTGCGGTAGAGAGCAGGCTGGCATAG
- the rd gene encoding rubredoxin, which yields MTKYICKPCGYIYDPALGDPDEDVCAGTAFEDLPEDWVCPVCGEDTSHFEPVAQKRIVS from the coding sequence ATGACCAAATATATTTGTAAGCCTTGCGGCTATATTTACGATCCGGCGCTGGGTGATCCGGATGAGGATGTTTGTGCGGGTACAGCTTTTGAGGATCTGCCGGAGGATTGGGTCTGCCCGGTGTGCGGTGAGGATACGAGCCATTTCGAACCGGTAGCCCAGAAAAGGATTGTGTCTTAA
- a CDS encoding Crp/Fnr family transcriptional regulator yields the protein MPEHSCKNAAEPCTRKVPIFAHLSNGELSRISEMIKHRKYAKGQALILEEQPTDTLYIIQQGQVKLSKMTPQGKEQILHVLSSGEFFGELNILSSEELSNFSAYALTDTAICLLTRPDMEQLMTENPDITIKLLKTVSKRLAHTENLAQSLATKDPEIRIAYMILELSDKYGKPRSGGTFIKLPLSREELASYVGVTRETISRKFAIFEDLGLIELIGNKQLIVKDRLSLEQYMI from the coding sequence ATGCCGGAACATTCCTGCAAGAACGCTGCGGAGCCGTGTACCCGCAAGGTGCCGATTTTCGCACATTTGAGTAACGGGGAGCTCTCGCGGATCAGTGAAATGATCAAGCACCGCAAATATGCCAAAGGCCAGGCGCTAATTCTCGAAGAGCAGCCTACCGACACTTTATATATCATTCAGCAGGGGCAGGTGAAGCTGTCCAAGATGACGCCGCAGGGCAAGGAGCAGATTCTGCATGTGCTGAGCAGCGGGGAATTCTTCGGCGAGCTGAATATTCTCAGCAGTGAAGAGCTGAGCAATTTCAGCGCCTATGCCCTGACTGATACCGCCATCTGCCTGCTGACCCGGCCGGATATGGAGCAGCTGATGACTGAGAATCCGGATATCACGATTAAGCTGCTGAAGACGGTCTCGAAGCGGCTCGCCCACACGGAGAATCTGGCCCAGAGCCTGGCGACCAAGGACCCGGAGATCCGGATTGCCTATATGATTCTGGAGCTTAGCGACAAGTACGGCAAGCCGCGCAGCGGCGGCACCTTCATTAAGCTGCCGCTCTCCCGTGAGGAGCTGGCCAGCTATGTCGGCGTTACCCGGGAGACGATCAGCCGTAAGTTCGCCATCTTCGAGGATCTCGGGCTTATTGAGCTGATCGGCAATAAACAGCTGATTGTGAAGGACCGGCTATCGCTGGAACAATATATGATATAG
- a CDS encoding MarR family transcriptional regulator, which yields MKESTVRSAEIVGLFCRQQMQVKKGIPVRSSEMGVLIYIEKQEEPVTPLLVSSFFRISKPSVTVMINSLVRQQYLQKAASPTDGRSYTVSLTAAGRELVESTAAEYFRSMEQLEEQMGSADFGRFIDLMQQATEILSGEAGRP from the coding sequence ATGAAGGAAAGCACGGTAAGGAGTGCGGAGATTGTCGGGTTATTTTGCCGGCAGCAGATGCAGGTTAAGAAGGGAATTCCTGTGCGCTCGAGTGAGATGGGCGTGCTCATCTATATTGAGAAGCAGGAGGAGCCGGTTACGCCGCTGTTGGTCAGCAGCTTCTTCCGGATCTCCAAGCCGTCGGTTACGGTGATGATTAATTCTCTGGTCCGGCAGCAGTATCTGCAGAAGGCGGCATCACCTACAGATGGCCGAAGCTATACCGTTTCATTAACGGCAGCGGGCCGTGAGCTGGTAGAGTCTACGGCGGCTGAATATTTCCGCAGTATGGAGCAGCTTGAAGAGCAGATGGGCAGCGCCGATTTCGGGAGGTTCATAGATTTAATGCAGCAGGCTACAGAAATCTTAAGCGGGGAGGCGGGACGTCCATGA
- a CDS encoding SDR family oxidoreductase — translation MSVLVTGASGNVGGYVVEELLKTGERVTAAGTDAGRLERKFNGRVTCVELDFTKQSTFAAALAGVDRVFLMRPPHLGRPEDLYPFIDAMKDHGITLVSFLSLMGIEKNSVPPHYKIEKYIESSGIPYAHIRPGFFMQNLSGIHAEEIRRQNQIFIPAGKSKASFIDAADIGLAAATVLKDPGRFANTAYTITGSESLDYNQVAEILSEVTGRKITYVRPGFLRYRRYYIKHRGLDKAYVNVTVALYFMTRMGTAQRVSHEFRELTGREPRTFREFAEDNLGCFSDEQ, via the coding sequence ATGAGCGTATTAGTCACAGGAGCTTCCGGCAATGTCGGCGGTTATGTGGTGGAAGAGTTGCTGAAGACAGGCGAGCGGGTTACAGCTGCGGGGACCGATGCCGGCAGGCTGGAACGTAAATTTAACGGCAGGGTAACCTGTGTGGAGCTGGATTTCACTAAGCAGAGCACGTTTGCAGCCGCACTTGCAGGTGTGGACCGTGTCTTTCTGATGCGGCCGCCGCATCTGGGCAGGCCGGAGGATCTGTACCCGTTCATTGATGCCATGAAGGATCACGGCATCACACTTGTGTCCTTCCTGTCCCTGATGGGCATCGAGAAGAATAGTGTACCGCCGCATTACAAGATTGAGAAATACATAGAATCTTCCGGCATTCCCTATGCCCATATCCGTCCGGGCTTCTTCATGCAGAATTTGTCGGGGATTCATGCCGAGGAGATCCGCCGGCAGAATCAGATCTTCATTCCGGCCGGCAAGAGCAAGGCGAGCTTCATCGATGCTGCCGATATCGGGCTTGCGGCAGCCACGGTGCTGAAGGACCCCGGGAGGTTCGCTAATACTGCCTACACTATAACGGGTTCAGAGTCCCTGGATTATAATCAGGTGGCTGAGATTCTGAGTGAGGTTACCGGACGGAAGATCACCTACGTAAGGCCGGGGTTTCTACGGTACAGACGGTATTATATTAAGCACCGTGGGCTGGATAAGGCTTATGTTAATGTTACGGTTGCCCTCTATTTCATGACCCGGATGGGCACGGCGCAAAGGGTGAGCCATGAGTTCAGGGAGCTGACCGGCCGGGAGCCGCGGACGTTCCGGGAGTTTGCGGAAGACAATCTGGGGTGTTTCAGTGATGAACAGTGA
- a CDS encoding NAD(P)-dependent oxidoreductase, producing the protein MKRKLLLTGASGRIGNVIYQGLKADDRYAITGADIQADEAEGILQLDITDEARLAELTRGADAVLHFAWIKDEEDFLGKVLQGNVSGAYKLFEAAAANGVKRIIFASSNHATGFYRSDEKTDVMDPYRPDSFYGLSKCYIELLGRLYADQGRISSFNIRIGNFPGDDRPHSERAGHIWISERDMLQLVICCIEADAGIPYMNLYGTSANSDNYYDIGYLEDSIGYKPLDDGTELLEQAKAAGWKVRQDETAYQGGQKL; encoded by the coding sequence ATGAAGCGCAAACTGCTCTTGACAGGGGCGTCAGGCAGAATCGGCAATGTGATCTATCAGGGCTTGAAGGCAGATGACAGGTATGCTATTACCGGTGCGGATATACAGGCGGATGAAGCGGAAGGGATTCTGCAGCTGGACATCACGGATGAAGCGCGGCTGGCTGAGCTGACGCGGGGAGCGGATGCCGTGCTGCATTTTGCCTGGATCAAGGATGAGGAGGATTTCCTCGGCAAAGTGCTGCAGGGGAATGTGAGCGGTGCTTATAAGCTGTTCGAGGCGGCGGCTGCAAACGGGGTGAAGCGGATAATCTTCGCCAGCTCAAATCACGCAACCGGCTTCTACCGGTCAGATGAGAAGACCGATGTCATGGACCCTTACCGGCCGGACAGCTTCTACGGGCTGAGCAAATGTTATATCGAGCTGCTCGGCCGCCTGTATGCGGATCAGGGCCGAATCTCATCCTTCAATATCCGGATCGGCAATTTCCCCGGCGATGACCGGCCCCATTCGGAGCGTGCAGGACATATCTGGATCTCTGAACGCGATATGCTGCAGCTGGTGATCTGCTGTATCGAAGCGGACGCCGGTATTCCATATATGAATCTATACGGCACTTCAGCTAATAGCGACAATTATTATGATATCGGTTATCTGGAGGATTCAATTGGCTACAAGCCGCTGGATGACGGAACGGAGCTGCTTGAGCAGGCGAAGGCTGCCGGCTGGAAAGTGCGCCAGGACGAGACCGCCTATCAGGGCGGGCAAAAGCTGTAG
- a CDS encoding sensor histidine kinase, producing MKRYFLDKPIQAKLLITFLPVMILSVIATGSFSYWSASDQLRKNSLYSQADTTYQTALFLDDKFLTIFEQLVNLEDTTSLRNLLSVNDQGDTPQKFNDIIELHNRLGNVYHTYNAMVDSIYVAFNNGRSFSLQQEYVPRSVSIDLPAWQQRYNTSEKGYYWLNSHKDAVFDTVEDRRVLSSFKMIGTPTSSSSGIVLINLRESYFLEIMQNVKISPNGALALISPDGELFSRTLKADYEVQPDTIADLRQLAGGNGSLTAGSAAGQKLDIAYQTLPLNGWVLAAIVPEKDILAGASRIQWIVLAVTLVILVLVAASATLAARNLSNPIRYLSKQVKRFERGDFSVSFAIDQHNEIGVLATGLTRLSDSVEQLLSEVREEQEQKRKAEMRALQAQIQPHFLYNTLGSIKHLIDLEERERASLMVSALTRYFRIGISKGAELITLAEEIEHVRSYLLILNIRYNQDFDYTIEVEDELLSLRIPKLTLQPIVENAVYHGIKNKRGKGLVAIKGHAAEDTAVLEIYDNGQGILPERLSQLRASLQADIAGDHALSFGLWNAHRRLVLQFGLPYGLAIGSEEMKFTRVTVEMPRVQKEGDAHD from the coding sequence ATGAAGCGTTATTTTCTTGATAAGCCTATACAGGCTAAGCTGCTGATTACTTTTTTGCCGGTAATGATTCTGTCCGTTATTGCTACAGGCTCGTTCTCCTACTGGTCCGCCAGCGACCAGCTCCGCAAAAACTCGCTGTATTCGCAGGCGGATACCACCTATCAAACGGCTTTGTTTCTGGATGATAAGTTTCTGACTATATTTGAACAGCTGGTTAATCTGGAGGATACTACGTCGCTGCGTAATCTCTTGTCTGTGAACGATCAGGGGGATACCCCGCAGAAATTCAATGACATTATTGAGCTGCATAACCGGCTGGGCAATGTATACCACACCTATAATGCGATGGTCGATTCCATCTATGTTGCCTTCAATAACGGCCGTTCCTTCAGCCTCCAGCAGGAGTATGTACCCCGCAGCGTCTCGATCGACCTTCCGGCCTGGCAGCAGCGGTATAACACATCCGAGAAAGGCTACTATTGGCTCAACAGCCATAAAGACGCTGTCTTTGATACGGTAGAGGACAGGCGGGTGCTCAGCAGCTTCAAAATGATCGGTACACCCACCTCCTCCTCCAGCGGGATCGTGCTGATTAACCTGCGTGAAAGTTACTTTCTGGAAATTATGCAAAATGTGAAGATCAGCCCGAACGGTGCGCTGGCGTTAATCAGCCCGGACGGCGAGCTGTTCTCCAGGACATTGAAGGCAGACTATGAAGTGCAGCCGGATACGATTGCCGACCTGAGGCAGCTTGCGGGCGGGAACGGCAGTCTTACAGCGGGCAGCGCAGCCGGCCAGAAGCTGGATATTGCCTATCAGACGCTGCCGTTGAACGGCTGGGTGCTGGCGGCCATTGTACCGGAGAAGGATATTCTCGCGGGTGCGTCGCGTATCCAGTGGATCGTTCTGGCCGTAACCCTGGTCATTCTGGTGCTGGTCGCCGCGTCAGCGACGCTGGCTGCGCGCAACCTGAGCAATCCGATCCGTTACCTGTCCAAGCAGGTCAAACGCTTCGAGCGCGGGGATTTCAGTGTCAGCTTCGCGATTGACCAGCACAATGAGATCGGCGTCCTGGCTACCGGCCTGACCCGGCTCTCCGATTCGGTTGAGCAGCTGCTGAGCGAGGTCCGCGAGGAGCAGGAGCAGAAGCGCAAGGCGGAGATGCGGGCGCTGCAGGCGCAGATTCAGCCGCATTTTCTATATAATACGCTGGGTTCGATCAAGCATCTGATTGATCTGGAGGAGCGGGAACGCGCCTCCTTGATGGTGAGCGCCTTAACCCGGTATTTCCGTATCGGGATCAGCAAAGGCGCAGAGCTGATTACCCTGGCGGAAGAAATCGAGCATGTGCGCAGCTATCTCCTGATTCTGAATATCCGGTATAATCAGGATTTCGACTATACGATTGAGGTGGAAGATGAGCTGTTGTCCCTGCGCATCCCGAAGCTGACGCTGCAGCCGATCGTAGAGAATGCAGTCTATCACGGGATCAAGAACAAGCGCGGCAAAGGGCTGGTGGCCATAAAGGGGCATGCGGCGGAGGATACCGCAGTGCTTGAAATTTATGACAACGGACAAGGCATCCTGCCTGAGCGGCTTAGCCAGCTGCGCGCTTCACTCCAGGCGGATATTGCGGGTGACCATGCGCTGAGCTTCGGACTCTGGAATGCCCACCGCCGGCTGGTGCTGCAATTCGGACTGCCATACGGCCTGGCTATCGGCAGCGAGGAAATGAAATTCACCCGGGTAACGGTAGAGATGCCCCGTGTACAGAAAGAAGGAGACGCTCATGATTAA